From a single Chitinophaga sp. Cy-1792 genomic region:
- a CDS encoding DUF6138 family protein yields MSKQETIAADIANAFASLIAQLNSKKDAAGIIKRTTLQAGIHDLARFVYKNGEMFLYSSDDDFSDADMHYEGLPPADAITDEKEVAAISALLPAQLQAALTPYDNLPIIDFKFVVTGEIIIGKNHYKITPYIHISEPKKQHLLTQIEKYLHNKIYNGKYPTKNLETFFLARHLVDPLLYPTPDYQQITRIFDQIIDQNKNNKEEQKQHRYYINNALNNWAENYFLPQFYDITKIGYQSPTYQLKQEYSKPEPAALDMLLYIATAIIRYEPNYSRPGGITFVNLAKELGSTKAATLLQSGTGKFTPHTSAAVKITPNDVFATIDIQILQEDAPAYMESLSYLQNLLSNGFPRSYSIVLKSKQKHFLPVKGLAKNSTHRFFANTLQYPALFASLETYARLAMSVPFQWYEDAEAEYCCMPGTYAVFGLGLTDTAFFPLVKDYMPLVDSEHQSVQNHFTIAFIEKHGTTPAIIPVITACLLACQDMKPVKQLATLAEESLNTMLEALQEVPSYQVEQVISLIWGSKEKLATIAKKKNAAPQLQALLQLAAD; encoded by the coding sequence ATGAGTAAACAGGAAACCATAGCTGCAGACATCGCCAACGCCTTTGCCTCGCTGATAGCACAACTGAACAGCAAGAAGGACGCTGCCGGTATTATTAAAAGAACCACCTTACAGGCTGGCATTCACGACCTGGCAAGGTTCGTATATAAAAACGGGGAAATGTTCCTCTACTCTTCAGATGATGACTTCAGTGATGCCGACATGCATTATGAAGGTCTGCCTCCCGCCGATGCCATCACCGACGAAAAAGAGGTAGCGGCCATTTCAGCCCTGCTGCCGGCACAGTTACAGGCCGCGCTCACACCGTACGACAACCTGCCTATCATTGATTTCAAATTTGTGGTCACAGGGGAAATCATTATCGGTAAAAACCATTATAAAATAACGCCGTATATCCATATCAGTGAGCCCAAAAAACAGCACTTGCTTACGCAGATAGAAAAATACCTGCACAATAAAATTTATAACGGTAAATACCCTACGAAAAATCTGGAAACTTTCTTTCTGGCAAGGCACCTGGTAGACCCGCTACTGTACCCAACTCCGGACTATCAACAAATCACCCGTATCTTCGATCAGATCATCGATCAGAATAAAAATAATAAAGAAGAACAAAAACAGCATCGTTATTATATCAACAATGCACTTAACAACTGGGCTGAAAATTACTTCCTGCCGCAGTTCTATGACATTACAAAAATTGGCTACCAGTCGCCCACCTACCAGCTGAAACAGGAATATTCCAAGCCTGAGCCGGCGGCCCTGGACATGCTGCTATATATCGCCACGGCTATCATCCGCTACGAACCTAATTATTCCCGGCCCGGTGGCATCACCTTTGTTAATCTGGCCAAAGAATTGGGCAGCACCAAAGCCGCCACCCTGCTGCAATCCGGCACAGGCAAATTTACGCCGCACACTTCCGCGGCAGTGAAGATTACACCCAATGATGTTTTTGCTACCATAGACATACAGATTTTACAGGAAGATGCACCTGCCTACATGGAGAGTCTCAGCTATCTGCAAAACCTGCTCAGTAACGGATTTCCACGCAGCTACAGCATTGTACTTAAGTCTAAACAAAAACATTTCCTGCCTGTAAAAGGACTCGCAAAAAACAGTACACACCGCTTTTTTGCCAATACATTACAATACCCTGCATTATTCGCCTCCCTTGAAACCTATGCGCGTTTAGCCATGTCCGTGCCTTTTCAATGGTATGAAGATGCGGAAGCAGAATATTGCTGCATGCCCGGCACCTATGCAGTATTTGGGCTGGGACTTACCGACACCGCCTTCTTCCCGCTGGTGAAAGACTATATGCCATTGGTAGACAGCGAGCATCAGTCTGTACAAAACCATTTCACCATTGCATTTATTGAAAAGCATGGCACAACGCCGGCCATCATACCCGTTATCACAGCCTGCCTGCTGGCTTGCCAGGATATGAAGCCCGTCAAACAACTGGCAACACTTGCTGAAGAGTCGTTAAACACAATGCTGGAGGCCTTGCAGGAAGTACCTTCCTACCAGGTTGAACAGGTGATTTCATTGATCTGGGGTAGCAAAGAAAAGTTAGCCACCATCGCGAAGAAGAAAAATGCGGCGCCGCAATTACAGGCGTTATTGCAGCTCGCCGCAGATTGA
- a CDS encoding metalloregulator ArsR/SmtB family transcription factor produces the protein MNKRDFKDKVYGELAKVTKALGNPHRLEIIDLLAQGPFTVEQIANYTGMTVANASQHLQTLKAARLVSITREGNFINYSLAGENVYNAWSGLRELGLAYNGEIGKVVHDFRKGYSNLESVDAVTLAHMIQKGEVILLDVRPEEEYNRGHIHRAISAPIEALDKLLKKLPKSKAVVAYCRGPFCVYADEAVHLLKKKGFKAKRLQEGFPDWVLKGYPVSDKKD, from the coding sequence ATGAACAAGAGAGATTTTAAGGATAAAGTATACGGTGAGTTAGCGAAAGTGACGAAGGCATTGGGTAATCCGCACCGGCTGGAGATCATTGATCTGCTGGCGCAGGGGCCTTTTACGGTGGAACAGATAGCGAATTATACAGGGATGACAGTAGCCAATGCGTCGCAGCACCTGCAAACACTGAAAGCGGCCAGGCTGGTAAGCATAACCCGCGAAGGGAATTTTATTAATTACAGTCTGGCAGGCGAAAATGTATACAATGCATGGTCGGGCCTGCGGGAGCTGGGGTTAGCCTATAACGGTGAAATCGGCAAAGTGGTGCATGATTTCCGCAAAGGCTACAGTAACCTTGAAAGCGTAGATGCTGTAACGCTGGCGCATATGATCCAGAAAGGCGAGGTGATATTGCTGGACGTGCGGCCGGAGGAAGAATACAACCGTGGGCATATACACCGGGCTATTTCGGCGCCTATTGAAGCGCTGGATAAATTGCTGAAAAAGCTGCCTAAAAGCAAGGCGGTAGTGGCTTATTGCCGTGGGCCATTTTGTGTGTATGCAGATGAAGCGGTACACCTGTTAAAGAAGAAAGGTTTTAAAGCAAAGCGGCTACAGGAGGGGTTTCCTGACTGGGTGCTGAAAGGATACCCGGTGTCAGATAAAAAAGATTGA
- a CDS encoding MFS transporter, translating to MEIKLGLRENWKQFSLLVLVNSLVGGMVGLERTVVPLVGTEVFKINADLVVFSFIIAFGVVKAFTNLVSGLLADKYTRKRVLIWGWLIGLPVPFLLGWGPSWNWIIAANILLGVSQGFAWSMTVNMKIDLVGPKKRGLAMGLNEAAGYGAVGLTALLTGYLAAHYGLRPQPFYIGIAYTIIGLLLSIFIVKDTRQFARLEAATVKVTTAGEQAHKPSLLWVFKETTLKNKNLFAVSQAGLINNLNDGMSWGVFPLLFIAAGVGLEGVGWIKAIYPVVWGLGQIITGPLADRIGRKPLIVWGMFVQVLGHIVIGLELLPPQTSGLVGSVFLGAGTAMVYPALLAAVSDSAHPSWRASSLGVYRFWRDIGYAVGALMAGIVAQFVGLIWAVHIAGILTFLSGVLVWVRMKETRPQ from the coding sequence GTGGAGATTAAGTTAGGATTGAGAGAGAACTGGAAGCAATTCAGTTTGCTGGTACTGGTTAACAGTCTGGTAGGCGGTATGGTGGGCCTGGAACGTACGGTAGTGCCTTTGGTAGGAACCGAAGTGTTTAAGATCAATGCCGACCTGGTTGTTTTTTCCTTTATCATAGCCTTTGGGGTGGTAAAAGCCTTTACCAACCTGGTTTCAGGGCTGCTGGCAGACAAATACACCCGAAAGCGCGTGCTGATATGGGGATGGCTGATAGGTTTGCCGGTACCTTTCCTGCTAGGCTGGGGGCCTTCCTGGAACTGGATAATAGCTGCCAATATATTATTAGGGGTGAGCCAGGGTTTTGCATGGTCTATGACCGTAAACATGAAAATAGACCTGGTAGGGCCTAAGAAAAGAGGGCTCGCCATGGGACTGAACGAGGCCGCCGGTTATGGCGCCGTGGGACTTACCGCCCTGCTCACCGGTTACCTCGCTGCGCATTATGGGTTGCGTCCGCAACCGTTTTATATCGGTATCGCCTATACGATAATTGGCCTGTTGCTGTCTATATTTATTGTAAAAGATACGCGGCAGTTTGCGCGACTGGAAGCCGCTACCGTGAAAGTGACCACAGCAGGAGAGCAGGCGCATAAACCAAGCCTGTTATGGGTTTTTAAGGAAACTACCCTGAAAAATAAAAACCTCTTTGCCGTTTCTCAGGCAGGACTCATCAACAACCTGAATGATGGTATGTCGTGGGGCGTATTCCCGCTGCTTTTTATTGCTGCCGGCGTCGGACTGGAAGGGGTGGGCTGGATTAAAGCGATATACCCTGTAGTCTGGGGGCTGGGGCAGATCATCACGGGGCCGCTGGCAGACAGGATCGGCAGAAAACCCCTCATCGTCTGGGGGATGTTTGTACAGGTGCTGGGGCATATCGTGATCGGACTGGAACTATTACCACCACAAACTTCCGGGCTGGTAGGCTCTGTGTTTTTAGGCGCCGGTACAGCCATGGTATACCCGGCATTGCTGGCAGCAGTCAGTGATTCCGCGCATCCTTCCTGGAGGGCTTCTTCATTGGGCGTGTACCGGTTCTGGAGAGATATAGGCTATGCTGTTGGCGCACTCATGGCAGGCATCGTGGCACAGTTCGTAGGACTTATCTGGGCAGTACATATCGCGGGCATACTCACCTTTTTGTCCGGTGTACTGGTATGGGTAAGAATGAAAGAAACAAGGCCACAATAA